The following DNA comes from Bacillota bacterium.
TGCACCCTGCGCAGGAAGACTTTACGCGCCGTTTCCTTGGATTCCTTCAGGATATTATGCTTTAGCTCCTCAACCCGCCTGGGATCGACCTTAACCAGGTCTGAAAGTGGCGCGTCCGCAATCAGCCTCACATTTATCCCCTTGATCAGGGCGCTTCCCCTACGCGCGTCGGGATTTATGATCCTGACGACAGCGAAAAGGAGATCCATCTGATGAGATTTCCTGGCGACGACATCACCCACCGCGATCTTTTCCAAACCTGCTCCACCTCCCCCCGAGACGACATCTACCTGGGGTATCGGGCAGACCCATACGCATTCCCGATACATAGTACGGGGAGGATAGCAAAATGGTGCAGACTAACGGTGGAGCCGTCGCTCCCGATCCTGGGCTAATGACTTCATTTCGTGTGCTTGTCCGCAACCTTTGAGGCGCCATACGAATCGGGCTTGATGCGCGCCTCAAAGCCTGTCCCGGTCACCATCCCTATAACCTCACGAATCAGGTCCTTTGTCGAGCCGTTCTCACCGACATCGAGGTGGATTTCCACATTCAGGTCCGAGTGGCCGTTCTGAGCCAGTTTCTCGGCAAGCCTGCTCGCAATGCCCAGACTCTTCGCGGTCTCATAAAATATCCGCTGCCTCAAGCTCCGCCCGACTCGTTCCTTCTCCCTAGAATAATAATACCGGGCGCCCTTGCCCACCCGGTGTACGATAATCGCGGTTACGAAACAAGTTTCCTCGCGAAGTTGGGAATCAGTGCCTATTATAAGTTTATAGCGGGCGTTTGGCACCTCCTGGACATAGCTTATTATATCCTTGAAAGTCTCGTTGAAGCTCAGACGGCCCTTTGTAGGGCTTATGAAGATCATATACTATCACCTTTGATGTTTAAGACTATGAATACAATCAGCTAAACGCGCAAACTCCTCTATGCTCAACGTCTCAGCCCGCCGGGATGGATCGACCTGCGCAAGCTCAAACGCGCGATCCAGTCCGGTGTCGCTGAGCACCGGCATAGCCCCCCTGAGTGCGTTACGTAAAGTCTTCCGCCGTTGCTGGAATCCAGCCCTCACGACGGCAAAAAAGAAGGCCTGGTCGGTTACGCTCACGGGAGGGCCGGTCCTGACCTTGAGCCGCACCACGGCCGAGTCCACCTCAGGCTCGGGGAGGAACGCGCTGGATGGCACAATAGAAACAATTTCCGGGGAAGTATGAAATTGCACGGCAATTGAAAAAGCGCCATAATCCTTCCCGCCCGGCCGCGCGGCCATCCTCTCGGCAACCTCTTTCTGGACCATCACGACGATCCTCTCGAATAGCCCCTTTGAATCCAGCAATTTCAAGATCGTGGGCGTCGTAATGTAGTAAGGCAGGTTGGCCACAGCCTTACACTTTCTTCCTTCATTTATAGCAGAGTGCAGGGTTTTTGTCAAGTCGACGGCCAGGATGTCGCCGTGGACCAACACTACATTACCCCGGAGCCCCAGGCGCTCCCTGAGGACGCCATAAAGCTCCTCATCCACCTCCACGGCGATCACACTACGCGCTCGCCTGGATAGCTCCTCCGTCAATGTGCCTATCCCCGGCCCTATCTCTAGAACGATATCCCCCTCGGCCACCTGCGAGGCGTCGATGATGCCTGCCAGCACCCCTTCATCCACGAGGAAGTGCTGGCCCAGGCGCCTCTTTGCGCTGAGGCCATACCTTCTTATTATCTCCAGAGTCCTAGCTGCCAACCTGGACTGTTTAACGCTCATGTCCTGACATCCACACCTTCTACTTCGCTTAAATACTCCCAAATATACAAAGCGGGAAAACAGGGTCCTGGCCCCGTCTTCCCGTCGAAGTCACAGCTGTCATGGGAAATCGCTCATGCATAGAATGCTCATGTAATCATCGTGGTATATGGTATTATGTATAT
Coding sequences within:
- the rsmA gene encoding 16S rRNA (adenine(1518)-N(6)/adenine(1519)-N(6))-dimethyltransferase RsmA; this encodes MSVKQSRLAARTLEIIRRYGLSAKRRLGQHFLVDEGVLAGIIDASQVAEGDIVLEIGPGIGTLTEELSRRARSVIAVEVDEELYGVLRERLGLRGNVVLVHGDILAVDLTKTLHSAINEGRKCKAVANLPYYITTPTILKLLDSKGLFERIVVMVQKEVAERMAARPGGKDYGAFSIAVQFHTSPEIVSIVPSSAFLPEPEVDSAVVRLKVRTGPPVSVTDQAFFFAVVRAGFQQRRKTLRNALRGAMPVLSDTGLDRAFELAQVDPSRRAETLSIEEFARLADCIHSLKHQR